The following are encoded in a window of Halosimplex halophilum genomic DNA:
- the hepT gene encoding type VII toxin-antitoxin system HepT family RNase toxin has translation MVDESVVTDKLQYVNEYTSDLEEMRGMSKDEYTSDVVVQRAVERTFMNLIQSCIDLAQHIRASENLEPSGTAKQEIEALGNGDIISRETQEKLEEAVGFRNVLAHRYGDVDHDVVYRTLHDDLVWFERFQQEVAQWFQQHRN, from the coding sequence ATGGTCGACGAATCGGTCGTCACCGATAAACTCCAGTACGTCAACGAGTACACGTCCGATCTGGAGGAGATGCGGGGGATGTCGAAAGACGAGTATACGTCCGATGTTGTCGTTCAACGCGCTGTCGAACGCACTTTTATGAATCTGATCCAGTCCTGTATCGATCTTGCCCAGCACATCCGGGCATCGGAGAACCTCGAACCGAGTGGGACAGCCAAACAGGAGATCGAAGCGCTCGGGAACGGCGATATCATCTCACGCGAGACGCAGGAAAAACTGGAAGAGGCTGTCGGGTTTCGGAACGTCCTCGCTCACCGCTACGGGGATGTCGACCACGATGTCGTTTACCGAACGCTCCACGACGATCTGGTGTGGTTCGAACGGTTCCAGCAGGAAGTCGCGCAGTGGTTCCAGCAGCATCGAAACTGA